A stretch of DNA from Triticum dicoccoides isolate Atlit2015 ecotype Zavitan chromosome 2A, WEW_v2.0, whole genome shotgun sequence:
GCAATTCCCCTCATGCATCGACTGGATTGTTCAAAATCAACTACCAGATGGTTCGTGGGGTGATGCTGCTTTCTTCATGGTCCAAGATCGGATGATCAGCACCCTGGCATGTGTGGTAGCAGTGAAGTCTTGGAACATTGACAGCGACAATTTGTGTGACAGGGGTAAAAAGATTAATGGATGGATTCTTTGTTTTTTTATTAATGATTGACCTTGTTTATTTCCAAGGAAGGATCACGTATCTAATATAGAGTGGACCTTTTCTGTTGTAGGTGTGTTATTTATCAAAGAAAATATGAGTAGGTTGCTAGAAGAGGAACAGGACTGGATGCCATGTGGCTTCGAGATCAACTTCCCAGCACTCCTAGAGAAGGCCAAGGACCTCGACTTGGACATCCCTTATGATCACCCTGTTTTGGAAGAGATATATGCCAAGAGGAATCTGAAGCTCTCTAAGTAAGCATCGCTAGCTACATGCGTGTGATAAACCTTGCTTTAAATATTGAGTTGAATAGTCTATGTATAATTAATTAAGCGATAATTAATCTCACTCTAAAATTGTAGGATACCACTGGATGTGCTGCATGCCATACCAACGACCCTACTCTTCAGCGTTGAGGGAATAGTAGACTTACAATTGGATTGGGAAAAGCTACTCAGGTTGCAGTGTCCAGATGGCTCCTTCCATTCCTCGCCTGCTGCCACCGCTGCTGCCCTCAGTTACACCGGCGACAAGGAATGCCGTGCGTTCCTGGATAGGCTCATCAGAAAGTTTGATGGGGGAGGTGATTAATTAAAATCACCACTAATACTTCTCATACAACTAACATGATCGAATGCAAACTTAGTTAGGAAAGGAGCCCCTTCGATTGGCCAATACTGAAACAGAATTTACCAAAACAGCATTGGTCAATACTAACGTTGGCATTCACATAAATTCTCCTTTTTTACTAGTGCCATGTAGCCACTCAATGGATACTTTTGAGCAATTATGGGTGGTTGATCGGCTGATGCGTCTGGGGATATCAAGGCACTTCACAAGTGAAATTCAGCAGTGCTTAGAGTTTATTTACAGGTCACATAAACAACTTCTATCTAATTGGAAAATACATGATGTCCTAACATTTCTAAATATTTATTGTGGTTTTAAAATGGAATGCTACTAGAGTAGTAGTATTTTCCTTTAAGAGTAATAGAGTACTAGTTTGAGACAAGGAGCATATCTACACTTTGAACAGGCGCTGGACGCAGAAGGGACTGTCTCATAACGTGCACTGCCCAATCCCGGATATTGATGACACGGCCATGGGTTTTCGTCTCCTCCGTCAGCATGGCTACGATGTCACTACATGTAACTAATATTTTGTTAGTCAAATTTATGATAGAAGCTAGATTCTAAAATTTGAGAAGCGCTTTGGCATGCATGGCTACTATGCCATGCTGGATCGAGTTTTATTAATGTGCATCTAAAATGCAGCTGTGTTTAAGCACTTTGAGAAGGATGGCAAGTTCGCCTGCTTCCCCATGGAGACCAACCACGCTTCTGTTACCCCAATGCACAACACTTACCGTGCATCTCAGTTCATGTTCCCTGGTGATGACGATGTCCTGGCAAGGGCGGGGCACTATTGCCGTGCATTCCTCCAAGAGAGACAATCCTCCAACAAGCTGTACGACAAGTGGATCATAACTAAGGACCTGCCGGGCGAGGTATGTGCCAACACATTCAAGTTAATTATGTATGCCTCAGTCGGGCCACTACTTAGTTTCCATGGTTTAGAGCAGAGTATTGAGCAATTCTTCCTGCAAAATCAGGTTGGGTACACATTGAACTTCCCATGGAAAGCAAGTTTGCCACGAATTGAAACAAGGATGTATCTGGATCAGTACGGTGGCAACACCGATGTTTGGATTGCCAAGGTCCTCTACAGGTGAAAACGTTACATAACCAAAGTATCCTTAGTTAGAATAACTCTTCATTAGAGGAACCAAAGGAAAATATTTATCTTTTGGGATAATTTAAGATGCCACAATATTTTAAACATAAACTTGATTCATGTATCCATCAAAGTGAGATACATTGAGTGCATAGAAAAAATAACCACGAAATCAGTTTAAATTGAGGAGCTTCTCATATACAAGATGAGGAATGAGGCTGACCATCCTATATAGTAGTCAACTAACATGTGACATTAGGGCAATTTTAAATGCAGCTTCTATAGTTTATGATAGCCAAACATTTGTCACACCTTTGTTTCTGACGTTTAACATTTCAGAATGAATCTTGTGAGCAACGACCTGTACCTTAAAATGGCTAAAGCTGATTTCAGAGAATATCAGAGACTCTCCCGAATTGAGTGGAATGGCCTCAGAAAGTATGTCACAAACATTTTTGCTACGTCTCTGTACTCAAATTCAATCCACTAGCTTACAAATTGGCCACTAGATTATTACTTGATACTTGAGAGTATATACGCAGGTGGTATTTCAGGAACCATCTGCAGAGGTATGGTGGGACTCCAAAGAGCACGCTCACCGCTTACTTCTTAGCTTCAGCAAATATCTTCGAACCGGGCCGAGCAGCAGAGCGTCTAGCATGGGCTCGCATGGCGGTGCTTGCTGAGGCGGTTACATCTCACTTTCGACACATTGGGTATGTAATTATGTATGCAGCCTCAAAGTTTTCCTCTCCAGAATTTGGTTTTAGTGATGATCGATGCAAAACATGTGTGCAATTCCTTGCAGGGGCCCATGGTACTCGACAGAGAATCTTGAAGATCTTATCGTCCTTCTTTCATTTGACGATATTTCCGGCGGTCTTCGGAAAGCTGTAAAATTCAAGAAACCACTACACTTAAATATCGTTGTTGATATGATACTGAACTTTTACCAGATATGAAATGGCGGAACCTCTATTTTCTTTGGTAACTACAGTGGAAGCAGTGGCTCATGGCATGGACTAGAAAGGAGAACCATGGATCCGTTGATGGAGATACAGCTCTGTTGTTCGTTCGCACAATCGAGATTTGTTCAGGAAGGAATGTTTCAGACGAACATAAACTGAACCTTTGGGATTATTCCCAGCTCGAGCAGCTCACCTCTTCCATCTGCCACAAGCTTGCCACAATAGGTCTTGTTCAGGTCCGTGTGTACATGCATTGCATTTCATATATCCATGTACCTCCATTTGAGTTGTATGTGATTTCTCAAACTATAACCAAAGAATGTTCAATTGGGGAAAACAGAATGGGACACGTATGGATAACATAGAGGACTTACATCGGCAAGTGGATTTGGAGATGCAAGAACTATCTTGGCGTGTTCATCGGGGTTGCCATGGCCTCAATAGAGAGACCAGACAGACATTTCTCAACGTGGTGAAAAGCTTCTATTACTCGGTTCATTGCTCACCTGAAACAGTTGATAGCCACATCGCAAAGGTCATATTTCAGGATGTCATTTAGGAAGAACCCTCTTCTGTCCTTATTAGAATTATTAATAACCACGTTTTGTGCTGGGTTCCGTCATGTTACATGTCCAAGTATTTTTCGGAACCTCTAAGGACTACACGTGAATATTTAGATAGAATGGAAACAAGGTTCCGAATGATATGAACCCTCTTCTAAGTTGTACAGAAGTTGGCTGTTATAAATATACATGTACAATCCCTGTAACCCACCGTGGGAAAATACAAAGCAAATAACAGGCACATTATGTGCGTGTGGCAATAGATCGATCTAGTCAGGGTGAGTTCCCTGCGTACATGTttctttattctttttatttttttccttctgtAGCGCTAGTGCAGAAATGTTTACACACATCTTAAATGATGGTGCATCACTTTCAATCCATGTCATCgctatttttttgaaatactagtgGTGTGCGAGTAGGCAATTATGCCACAACCGTGTGGGGCCAGCAGCCTGCCCAGTCGCGAACATTATTTGTGGCATGTCAGAGACTTGACACGCCACTGGTTACGTACTAGCTGTGGTGTGGGCTAAATGGACAGCTATTGGTCTATTTTGGTCCTTGTTTCTGGGCCCGTGTTTTCATGCCCGAATATTTGCGGTGCGGGCTGAGAATATTCGTGGGTGTCTCCTTCCCCTCGCACTTCGCCCCATTTTATCTTGCCGGCCACGCCCAATTTGTTGTGTTGTTATAATGGATATACTGATTGATAAAGTCtaagatgatatgcttagtgtggaATCCTGCATTTATATTGTAAGCTATAGGACTGTTGTGGAATTGCCACGCGTCGTCGCCGGCCGCGGCCAATATATGTTGTAGGAATGATAATTTTTAGGCTGAGTAATCCATAGATTGATATGCTCAGTGTGGATTGGTAATTTTGTAAATTTAGTTCTAGAATGCATGATATATAGTAGTATGCATGTCAAGTGCTTGGTGCCCCTAATTGCTAGTAATTTTATTCTTAAATGCGATTGTgaatatgtgtatgtggctatgtgcTAGGCCTCTCCCTTTGAGGGAAAATCATTGCATTTATACTTTTATAGATGAAAATCAATTTGAGAGTATAGattatattttaaaaaaattatggAAACAAGAATCCATATTCATGTGCTATGAAATTATATTATGTTTTTATGTGGTATGAATTTGTAAATACGAATGTGTAGTCTATTTGTCTTGATCAGTATTTAGACATAGTACTTTCTTCTCTACCAAGATATGGCATGCCAAGTTTGCAAGTAGCCTTACAAGTGGCTCATTGTCCAATGTCTATCTTGTGGAGGGTTTCTTAGTTCAGTGGTAACGAACTATTCGTTTTCATTCACTATTAAgcatattttttctttttcttccagtGCCTTTACAATTGATGTAATGTGTGCGTGTTTCCCATTGTTGCACTAATTGTCCCATGCAACGTACGGTTGCGGTTCAATTCACGTACATGAGAGTGTGCTCTTCAAGGGTATTAGGGACCAATACATTATTGAGTTAGAAGAAGGACCAACAATGACCCGCATTAGATGAGAAGGATAGGACCGTTTCATGACCCACAATGGTCTCACTTGGGATGAAATGATTTGTTTTTCCTTAAGAGGACAATGGCTTCGGATGTCTATTATATTTATCGACGATGGCGAGAATGACCCACTTGGTGATACCGGCTTCGCCCAAAGAATCAAGCTCAATGAAGATGAGGCCGGCCACCTCTTCGACGTCCTACCGTCACGTGAGGACTACGCCATGGTGATATTTGTGACTCGTTTAACACGGACGAATCTTGTCAAACATGTCATGTTATGTTCTTTAAAGTCATTT
This window harbors:
- the LOC119358651 gene encoding syn-copalyl diphosphate synthase, chloroplastic-like; translation: MLTFTAAFRHIPVLDQPTAEPWRRLSLHLHSQRRRCGFVLTSKFPSYPEVEVGEWKVDEYRQHTDEQSETRQMIGAIRTALASLGDDETSMNVSAYDTALVALVKNLDGGDGPQFPSCIDWIVQNQLPDGSWGDAAFFMVQDRMISTLACVVAVKSWNIDSDNLCDRGVLFIKENMSRLLEEEQDWMPCGFEINFPALLEKAKDLDLDIPYDHPVLEEIYAKRNLKLSKIPLDVLHAIPTTLLFSVEGIVDLQLDWEKLLRLQCPDGSFHSSPAATAAALSYTGDKECRAFLDRLIRKFDGGVPCSHSMDTFEQLWVVDRLMRLGISRHFTSEIQQCLEFIYRRWTQKGLSHNVHCPIPDIDDTAMGFRLLRQHGYDVTTSVFKHFEKDGKFACFPMETNHASVTPMHNTYRASQFMFPGDDDVLARAGHYCRAFLQERQSSNKLYDKWIITKDLPGEVGYTLNFPWKASLPRIETRMYLDQYGGNTDVWIAKVLYRMNLVSNDLYLKMAKADFREYQRLSRIEWNGLRKWYFRNHLQRYGGTPKSTLTAYFLASANIFEPGRAAERLAWARMAVLAEAVTSHFRHIGGPWYSTENLEDLIVLLSFDDISGGLRKAWKQWLMAWTRKENHGSVDGDTALLFVRTIEICSGRNVSDEHKLNLWDYSQLEQLTSSICHKLATIGLVQNGTRMDNIEDLHRQVDLEMQELSWRVHRGCHGLNRETRQTFLNVVKSFYYSVHCSPETVDSHIAKVIFQDVI